From the Fusobacterium ulcerans ATCC 49185 genome, the window TTGTTAATTTTGTCTATACTAACAATTTTTCCTTTTAGATTCATTTGCTCTCCCTTATTTATTTCCAAATTTCATTCCTTGTTTTTTATGTACCTCTTTTCTAAAAAGAGGATTATAGATAAGATATGTAAAAAATCTATATGGTGTTCTCATATTTGTTTTAAAGTCAAAAGCTCTTCTAAATATGGAGAAAGGGCTGTTGAATTTTTTACGACACCAGAAAGAAATTTCTGTTAACTCATCAGGTGTCATATTTTTAGGAAGAATAGCTGAATAATTAAATTTATATTCATCATGAAGCCACCATTTTCCATCATAGAGAAGTCTTCCTTCCTCCTTTAGTTTTTCATAAAGGGGAGTTCCTGGATAAGGCATCAAAATATTGTATGCTGCAAAACAGAATTTATTTTCAATAGCAAAGTTACAAGTTTCCTGAATGCTTTCTATAGTATCTCCATCATGTCCAACTGTAAATGCTGCCCATGTTTGAAGCCCCCAATTTCTCAATATTTCTATTTCTTTTTTGTATTTATCAAATTTTTTTTGTCTATTTGAACTTTTATTCATATTTTTGAGGTTTTCTTCATTTATAGATTCAAATCCTATTACCAATCCTAAACAGCCGCTTTTTACCATGAGTTCCATGAGTTCATTGTCATAAAGCATATCCATACTTCCTTGGCTTACCCATTTTATTTTTAATGGGATTAATGCTTTGAATAGTTCCTTTGCTTTTTGAAAATCTGCTGTGATATTGTCATCTACAAAGAAAATTAATTTTCTTTTCTGGCTTTTTATTTCTGTGACAACATCTTCTACTCTTCTGCAAAAGTGTTTGTTTTTAAAATATGCACTGGAAGCACAGAAATTACATCTATACCTGCATCCTCTGGAAAATTGGATAAGAGTTATAGGAAGATATCCCTTTCCTTCAAAAATATCTCTTCTTGCAATAATATTTTTCTGAGGAATGAGAGGTTGCTCCCCCTCATATTTTTTTTTCAATTTTCCAACTCTTAGATCTTTTATCATTTCTTCCCATACAGGTTCAGCATCCCCAACTATAATAGAATCACAGTGTTCCTGAACTTCAGATGGTATCAACATTGCATGCATTCCCCCCATAAGGGTTTTTACACCTTTATTTCTATAGTTTTCAGCTATTTCATAAGCTCGTTTAGCTGTGAAAGTTTCAACTGTGAGTACTGCTAAATCTGTATATTCATCATAAGGAATTTCTTCCATTCTGTCATCATACATCACTACTTTTATATCTTCTGGGGTAAGGGCAGCTAATATTCCTAACTGGAGAGGTTCCATTCTTCCTTCATCTACATAAAGATTATCTCCCTTTTTTCCGATATTAGGCTTTATCAATGTTATTTTCATTTCATCTTCCTCCCAGTACTCTTCCTTGTTTTTGATGAATCTCTTTTCTAGAAACTATATTTATCAAAAGATATATCCACATATTTTTCAAAGAAAGATGAAGTCTGTTTTTTATCAATCTTTTTAATATATTCTTTATACTGTAAAATTCAAAACGAGCATCTCTGCATAGATTTTTTAAATCTTCAGAAGACATTCCTACAGGGGTATATACAGTATCTCCGTAACAATACCCTTCCTTCAGCCACCATTTTTTATATAGCAATCTTTCTGATTTTTCCAGTCTATCATAAAGTTTTGTGCCTGGCATAGGTATTAAAGGGTTAAAATTTGCAACTGCAAAGTTATGTTTGTGAGCAAAATCTACTGTTCCTTTTACATTTTCCAAGGTATCATAGTCATATCCAAATATGAAAGTACCATATATAAGTAATCCATGTTTATATATATTTTCCACAGCACTATCATAATTACTAATTGTTAGATTAGCTTTTTTATTCATTTGTTGAAGATTCAGACTGTTCATAGATTCAAAACCTATTAATACCATAAAACAGCCACTTTTTTTCATTTCTTCCAGCATATCATCTTGGAAAGCTATCTCTAAACTTATTTGACATACCCATCTTTTTTTTAAAGGCTTTATTATCTGAAGAAATTTAAAAAAACTTTCTTTATTATAAAAGAGATTATCATCAATAAAGAATAGTATTTTTTCTTTAAGAACTTTCAATTCTCTTTCTACAATATCCCAGTTTTTCTGTCTTACATTTTTTTGATACATTGATTTTATGGAGCAGAAATCACAGTCAAATTTACACCCTCTGGAAAATTGTACTACTCCTACAGGTTGATATTTCTTTCCTTCAAAAGATTTGTGATAATGTTCGATATATCCAAGATCCCTATTAAATTTCGATACATATATTTTTTTTAATTTGCCTTTCTGATAATCTTCAATCATTTTACTCCATGTATCTTCAGCATCTCCTACTAAGACACAATCACAGTATAGTTTACTCTCTTCTGGCAATACAGTGGAATGGAATCCGCCAATAACAGTGATATTATCATCTTTTTTATATTTTTGGGATAACATATATGTTCTCTTGATAGAAAAAGTTTCTGCTGAAAAAACAATTATGTCAGAATTTATTTCTGTGGGAAGTTTTTCTATCCTGTCATCAAAAAATTCTAACTCAATCCCTTCAGGGGTAAGACTGTCAAGTATAGGAAATATAAGAGGTTTCATTGCGTCATTGCTGTTCTTCTCAAACATATTTACTCTTATTATTGTTACCTTCATTCTAATCTCCTTGTATTCCTAGGTATTTAAAGCCTATATTTGCTCCAAGGAGTATGAACTTTTCTGTGAGAGTTTTATTTGAAGAATTTTTTATTCTAAACCATATATTTTTAAATGTGTAGGTTTTTCTCCATACTTTTCTGTATATTTCATCCAGTCTTTCCATAGACATATTCTCTGGTTGAAAAACTGTGTTGTTTTGTGTATATTTAGACCAGTCTTTTATAATTATTCGGCCTTCTTTGTCCATTTTTCTATATAGTTCAGAATTTGGCAAAGGAGTCAAAATAGAAAATCTTGCCAAATCTAGTCCTAAATATTTTATTTTTTCAGGGAGTGCCAGTAAATCTTCTTCAGTGTCTCCATCCATTCCCAATACAAAACAACCATTTATTGCTATATTATATTTATGAGCTCTATCTATGCAATCTTTATATCTTTCTACATTGGAAAATTTTTTATTTACTCCTTTTAAAGTTTCTTCTCTAAGAGATTCAAACCCTATGAGAATACCTGAACATCCGCTTCTTTTGGCAGCTTCCATAAGCTCATCGTCAAAAGGAGCATCAGCTGTACCATTTCCAGCCCATTTTATTTTTAGTTTTTCCATTTCTTTCATTAATTTTAAAGAATACTCTTTAGGATAGAAGAAATTTGGGTCAAAAAATATTATTTTATCGCTTTTTAAACTTTTTATTTCTTCAATCACATCTTCTACTGGTCTGGGATTACTTTTCCACATCTCGCTTATAGCACAAAAACTACATTTGTTATCACAGCCTCTATCAGCTATTACTGGTGATACCTTCATATATCTCTTGCTTTTTATCACATTCCTTGGAACCATTTTTATTTTTCTTACATCTATATTTTGATTATTATATATTTTTTTAGGTTCTCCCTTGAGATAATCATGAAAAAATTCAGGAAGAGATATCTCACCTGCTCCTATTATTACAGTATCACAATGTTCTGCTGCTTCTTTAGGTACAGCAGAGGTGTGATATCCTCCCATTACAATATATGCACCTCTTTTTTTAAATTCTTTTGAATGTATATATGCCTGTTTGCTGGAAGAGGTATCAAAAGAAATTACAATAATATCATATTTTTTATTATTATAATCTACTTTATATGATATTTCATCACAAACATCTATTTCTGCACTTATATCTTTTGGTACTAGTGATACCAATGTAGGTAAAGTGAGTGATGGATATGTCATTAGATTGGAAAATATTCCTCTGTATGATTTTTCTGTTTTGTTCCAAGCATGAATAAAAAGTATTTTTAAAATATCAATCCCTCCCTTAATGTTTCTTATTACTATTATAGTATATTTTTTCTATAAAAATAAGAAGTAATATTTATTGAGAGTCAATATACAGGAACTATTTCAATAAAAATTGTATACAATAATATTTCTGAAATCCACAAATAAATCTGGTTAAAAGAAAATATAGTGGTTAAAAATTTCTTTTTTAGATATTTAGTGGGGATTTATAAGTTCTGTTGTAAAACTGCAAAAAGTAATAAAACTTCAATTTTTAAATATGGGTTAGTAAATATAAATATTGTATTTTTCAAAAGTTAAAATTTTTTTATAAAGTTAAGGTGTTTTAATTGAAATTTATCAAAGAGGTTTTTAATTATCCAAAGGAAAAGGAAATATTTTACATTAAAGCTTAATAAATATCTTCTTTTTATTGACATTTCATATGTATTATGATATACTTTACCGTAGATTACGCTTGGAAAGGGTCATCAGCAACCCTAAACCAGCGATTGCAATACTTTTGGAGGTGTTAAAATGTACGCAGTTATAAAAACTGGTGGTAAACAGTACAAAGTAGCAGAAGGTGACGTATTAAGAGTAGAAAAATTAAATGCTGAAGTTAACGCAACTGTAGAATTAACTGAAGTTCTTTTAGTAGCTAATGGAGAAACTGTAAAAGTTGGAACTCCTGTAGTTGACGGAGCTAAGGTTGTAGCAGAAGTAGTAGCTCAAGGTAAAGGTGCTAAAGTTGTTAACTTCAAATACAAGCCAAAAACAGGATACCACAGAAAAAAAGGTCACAGACAATCATTTACTGAGATCAAAGTTACTTCAATCAACGCTTAATTAATTTATGACAAGAGTTGAAATCTTTAGAAAAAATGGTAGAATTGTGGGATACAAGGCTACTGGTCATTCGGACTATGCTGAATATGGAGAAGATATAGTATGTGCAGCCCTGTCAATGGCATTACAAATGCCTTTAGGGGGAATGCAGGACGTTCTTGAGCTGATACCCAAATTTGATATAGATTCTGATGGATACCTTAGGGTAGATATGAGAGGAATGGATAATAAAGGTAAAGAAAGGGAACTAGATACTCTTCTAGAAAGCATGGCTTTAATGGTTGAAAATTTATCAAAAGAATATCCTAAAAATGTAAAGCTTGTAGAGAAGGAGGAAAAATAGATGCAATTTACTTTAAATATACAATTATTTGCACATAAAAAAGGGCAAGGTTCTGTTAAAAACGGAAGAGACTCAAATCCTAAATATCTTGGAATCAAAAAATATGATGGAGAAGTTGTTAAAGCTGGAAACATCATAGTTAGACAAAGAGGAACTGCTATACATGCAGGAAATAATATGGGAATGGGTAAAGATCATACTTTGTTTGCTCTAATTGATGGGTATGTAAAATTTGAAAGACTTGGAAAAGACAAAAAACAAGTTTCAATTTACTCTGAAAAATAATAGCATTTAATAAAAATACTGAGAAGCTAGAGAAATCAAAGCTTCTCATTTTTTATTTAAAAATAAGAAAATTGAAATAAAACTAGAGTGAAAATTTTAATGTATTATATAGTTAAAATGATAAAAAGGAAGTCTAATATATCAGACTTCCTAAAATAATATTATTTAATCTAAAAGATTATTTCCATTAGTAGCTATTACTTTTTTATACCATTCAAATGACTTTTTTTTGTATCTTTTATAACTTCCATTTCCATCATCATCTAAATCAACATAGATGAATCCATAACGCTTGCTCATTTGACAAGTTGACATACTTATTAAATCTATACAACCCCAAGGAGTATATCCCATTACCTCTACTCCTTCTTCTATTGCTTCTGCAATAGCTGAAATATGTTCTTTAAAATATTGAATACGATAATCGTCTTGGATAGTTCCATCAGTTTCAATAGCATCATTATACCCCAATCCATTTTCTACTATAAATAGTGGTTTTTCATATCTGTCATATAAGTCAATCAATGAAGTTGTTAGACCTGTAGGGTCAATTTGCCAGTCCCACTCTGTTATATCAAGATATGGATTTTTAACACTACTGCTTATATTTCCACTTACTCTTTCTTTTCCCTCTTCATTTATACTTGAAATTTTACTCATGTAATAACTGAATGCCACATAGTCAACAGTATATTTCTTTAAGACTTCCTCATCTTCTTTTTCAAAGTGAATTGTAA encodes:
- a CDS encoding B12-binding domain-containing radical SAM protein translates to MTYPSLTLPTLVSLVPKDISAEIDVCDEISYKVDYNNKKYDIIVISFDTSSSKQAYIHSKEFKKRGAYIVMGGYHTSAVPKEAAEHCDTVIIGAGEISLPEFFHDYLKGEPKKIYNNQNIDVRKIKMVPRNVIKSKRYMKVSPVIADRGCDNKCSFCAISEMWKSNPRPVEDVIEEIKSLKSDKIIFFDPNFFYPKEYSLKLMKEMEKLKIKWAGNGTADAPFDDELMEAAKRSGCSGILIGFESLREETLKGVNKKFSNVERYKDCIDRAHKYNIAINGCFVLGMDGDTEEDLLALPEKIKYLGLDLARFSILTPLPNSELYRKMDKEGRIIIKDWSKYTQNNTVFQPENMSMERLDEIYRKVWRKTYTFKNIWFRIKNSSNKTLTEKFILLGANIGFKYLGIQGD
- the rpmA gene encoding 50S ribosomal protein L27, with amino-acid sequence MQFTLNIQLFAHKKGQGSVKNGRDSNPKYLGIKKYDGEVVKAGNIIVRQRGTAIHAGNNMGMGKDHTLFALIDGYVKFERLGKDKKQVSIYSEK
- a CDS encoding ribosomal-processing cysteine protease Prp, translated to MTRVEIFRKNGRIVGYKATGHSDYAEYGEDIVCAALSMALQMPLGGMQDVLELIPKFDIDSDGYLRVDMRGMDNKGKERELDTLLESMALMVENLSKEYPKNVKLVEKEEK
- the rplU gene encoding 50S ribosomal protein L21, translating into MYAVIKTGGKQYKVAEGDVLRVEKLNAEVNATVELTEVLLVANGETVKVGTPVVDGAKVVAEVVAQGKGAKVVNFKYKPKTGYHRKKGHRQSFTEIKVTSINA
- a CDS encoding B12-binding domain-containing radical SAM protein, coding for MKVTIIRVNMFEKNSNDAMKPLIFPILDSLTPEGIELEFFDDRIEKLPTEINSDIIVFSAETFSIKRTYMLSQKYKKDDNITVIGGFHSTVLPEESKLYCDCVLVGDAEDTWSKMIEDYQKGKLKKIYVSKFNRDLGYIEHYHKSFEGKKYQPVGVVQFSRGCKFDCDFCSIKSMYQKNVRQKNWDIVERELKVLKEKILFFIDDNLFYNKESFFKFLQIIKPLKKRWVCQISLEIAFQDDMLEEMKKSGCFMVLIGFESMNSLNLQQMNKKANLTISNYDSAVENIYKHGLLIYGTFIFGYDYDTLENVKGTVDFAHKHNFAVANFNPLIPMPGTKLYDRLEKSERLLYKKWWLKEGYCYGDTVYTPVGMSSEDLKNLCRDARFEFYSIKNILKRLIKNRLHLSLKNMWIYLLINIVSRKEIHQKQGRVLGGR
- a CDS encoding B12-binding domain-containing radical SAM protein, which codes for MKITLIKPNIGKKGDNLYVDEGRMEPLQLGILAALTPEDIKVVMYDDRMEEIPYDEYTDLAVLTVETFTAKRAYEIAENYRNKGVKTLMGGMHAMLIPSEVQEHCDSIIVGDAEPVWEEMIKDLRVGKLKKKYEGEQPLIPQKNIIARRDIFEGKGYLPITLIQFSRGCRYRCNFCASSAYFKNKHFCRRVEDVVTEIKSQKRKLIFFVDDNITADFQKAKELFKALIPLKIKWVSQGSMDMLYDNELMELMVKSGCLGLVIGFESINEENLKNMNKSSNRQKKFDKYKKEIEILRNWGLQTWAAFTVGHDGDTIESIQETCNFAIENKFCFAAYNILMPYPGTPLYEKLKEEGRLLYDGKWWLHDEYKFNYSAILPKNMTPDELTEISFWCRKKFNSPFSIFRRAFDFKTNMRTPYRFFTYLIYNPLFRKEVHKKQGMKFGNK